One window of SAR324 cluster bacterium genomic DNA carries:
- a CDS encoding oxidoreductase, with translation MTQAILVGGSGLVGQECLKYLLQHSAYENIILLLRKPLNVNNSKVKEHLIDFDHLDSCQDLIRGDDLFCCLGTTIKQAGSQEAFKRVDHDYPLQIARIAQKNGVNHCAIVTALGANKSSAVFYNRVKGEVETGLSEIPFTSLHFFRPSLLLGNRSEFRIGEEIGKYAMPLFTSFLPRKLRKYRPIQADTVAFAMVHMAQKADHLARYAFESNEIQKIYDDNH, from the coding sequence ATGACACAGGCGATTCTGGTGGGCGGCAGTGGATTGGTCGGTCAGGAGTGTCTGAAATATCTGCTTCAGCATTCGGCCTATGAAAACATCATTCTACTGCTCAGAAAACCATTAAACGTGAATAATTCTAAAGTGAAGGAACATCTGATTGATTTTGATCATCTTGATTCCTGTCAGGACTTGATCCGTGGTGATGACCTCTTCTGTTGTCTGGGCACAACCATCAAACAGGCAGGTTCACAAGAAGCATTCAAACGAGTGGATCATGATTATCCATTGCAGATTGCACGTATCGCGCAAAAAAACGGAGTGAACCACTGTGCCATTGTTACGGCTCTTGGCGCCAATAAATCCTCGGCTGTGTTTTATAACCGGGTCAAGGGTGAAGTGGAAACAGGCCTCAGTGAAATCCCGTTCACAAGTCTGCATTTTTTTCGTCCCTCCCTTTTGCTGGGAAATCGAAGCGAATTCAGAATTGGTGAGGAAATTGGCAAATACGCAATGCCGCTGTTTACTTCGTTTCTCCCCAGAAAATTACGGAAATATCGCCCCATTCAGGCGGATACGGTTGCATTCGCCATGGTCCACATGGCCCAAAAAGCCGATCACCTGGCACGATATGCTTTCGAATCCAATGAAATCCAGAAAATTTATGATGACAATCATTGA
- a CDS encoding branched-chain amino acid ABC transporter permease LivH (LivHMGF is the membrane component of the LIV-I/LS branched-chain amino acid transporter) gives MEYFLDLFIAGLIKGSIYALIALGYTMVYGVLGLINFAHGEIYMIGAFTGLVASGVLITMELNAWAVFALVLVFAAVYAGAYGYTMEKIAYQPLRHAPRLSPLISAIGMSIFLQNYVLLAQGPEFQAYPSLVPEMPFLEQWSEFIQPSDLMILFMTVLVMILLSVLTRHTRMGMAMRAISQDKKMAMLLGVDLDKTISFTFILGSMLAAIGGVLVATRVGQINFYIGFIAGIKAFTAAVLGGIGNIPGAVLGGLILGWTESFAAGYISSDYEDVFAFALLVIILIFKPAGLLGRETREKV, from the coding sequence ATGGAATATTTCCTTGATTTGTTTATTGCCGGACTCATCAAAGGCAGTATCTACGCCTTGATCGCTCTGGGATACACCATGGTTTACGGTGTGCTGGGACTGATCAATTTCGCGCATGGTGAAATCTACATGATTGGTGCTTTCACTGGATTGGTAGCGTCAGGGGTTTTGATCACTATGGAACTCAATGCCTGGGCTGTGTTTGCCCTGGTATTGGTTTTTGCCGCTGTGTATGCGGGAGCCTACGGTTACACCATGGAAAAAATCGCCTATCAGCCACTTCGACATGCCCCCAGGCTATCTCCACTGATCAGTGCGATCGGAATGTCCATTTTTTTACAGAATTATGTACTGCTGGCTCAAGGACCGGAATTTCAGGCATACCCATCGCTGGTGCCGGAAATGCCATTCCTTGAGCAATGGTCAGAATTTATTCAGCCATCTGATCTGATGATCCTCTTCATGACGGTTCTGGTCATGATCCTGCTGAGTGTTCTGACCAGGCACACCCGGATGGGAATGGCGATGCGAGCTATTTCCCAGGACAAGAAAATGGCAATGTTGCTGGGTGTAGACCTGGATAAAACGATCTCGTTCACTTTTATTTTAGGTTCCATGCTGGCGGCGATTGGCGGCGTTCTGGTGGCTACCAGAGTGGGGCAAATCAACTTCTATATCGGGTTTATTGCTGGAATCAAAGCGTTCACTGCGGCGGTTCTGGGGGGGATCGGCAATATTCCGGGGGCTGTGCTGGGAGGACTGATTCTTGGATGGACTGAAAGTTTTGCCGCGGGTTATATTTCCAGCGACTACGAAGACGTTTTCGCCTTCGCCTTGCTGGTCATCATCCTGATTTTTAAACCCGCAGGCCTGCTCGGGCGAGAAACCCGGGAAAAAGTTTGA
- a CDS encoding branched-chain amino acid ABC transporter substrate-binding protein, whose amino-acid sequence MKKWLVTMLGITLMSALVWAQTPLKIGVVGPYSGDLAGYGIPVKNAAILAVENINAAGGVNGQKIELVMEDDVCEPNTAINAAKKMVSEKVVAVIGHLCSGATEAALPTYKESGIILVSAASTNPSLTLDGKYPNFFRTIAHDAAQANLQVDFAVNTLKVKQAIVLHDKGAYGKGLAELVKAGLEAKKVKIEMFEGVTPGAVDYSALVAKIKATFKTKSKGVAIFFGGYHPEASKIVSEARKKKINAPFISGDGVKDPSFLKIAGEDALGYYASAPTDTSQIKMAGDVSGLYKSKFSADPGTFTLQGYAALQALVNAIRKTGGQDYNALVKALKSEEVETPLGKIRFDDHGDIIGAGFAMYQVAPAFVPVQN is encoded by the coding sequence ATGAAAAAATGGCTGGTGACCATGCTCGGAATAACCCTGATGTCCGCACTGGTCTGGGCACAAACTCCTTTGAAAATCGGAGTTGTCGGGCCTTACAGCGGCGATCTCGCCGGTTATGGGATTCCTGTAAAAAACGCGGCGATTCTGGCGGTTGAAAACATCAATGCGGCTGGTGGTGTGAATGGTCAGAAAATTGAGTTGGTGATGGAAGATGACGTGTGTGAACCCAACACCGCGATCAATGCCGCAAAAAAAATGGTGTCGGAAAAAGTAGTCGCTGTGATTGGTCATTTGTGCAGTGGCGCGACAGAGGCGGCTCTGCCGACCTATAAAGAATCCGGAATTATACTTGTTTCAGCGGCATCCACCAACCCTTCCCTGACGTTGGATGGAAAATATCCCAACTTTTTCCGGACCATTGCTCATGATGCGGCTCAGGCTAATTTGCAGGTTGATTTTGCGGTCAATACACTGAAAGTCAAACAAGCGATTGTCCTGCATGATAAAGGCGCTTATGGAAAAGGGCTTGCGGAACTGGTCAAAGCGGGACTCGAAGCAAAAAAAGTAAAAATTGAAATGTTTGAAGGCGTGACACCAGGGGCTGTGGATTATTCTGCACTGGTGGCTAAAATTAAAGCCACCTTCAAAACAAAGAGCAAAGGTGTGGCCATCTTTTTTGGCGGATATCACCCTGAAGCCTCCAAAATTGTATCGGAAGCCCGAAAGAAAAAAATCAATGCGCCTTTCATTTCCGGAGATGGCGTGAAAGATCCTTCTTTCCTTAAAATCGCTGGTGAAGACGCTCTCGGATATTATGCATCCGCACCAACAGACACCTCACAAATCAAAATGGCAGGGGATGTCAGCGGTCTGTATAAATCAAAATTCAGTGCTGATCCAGGGACTTTCACGCTTCAGGGATATGCGGCGCTTCAGGCGTTAGTCAATGCTATCCGGAAAACCGGGGGGCAGGACTATAATGCGTTGGTCAAAGCGTTGAAATCGGAAGAAGTGGAAACTCCGCTTGGGAAAATCAGGTTTGATGACCATGGAGACATCATTGGTGCTGGATTTGCCATGTATCAGGTAGCTCCCGCGTTTGTTCCTGTCCAAAATTGA
- the ftsW gene encoding putative lipid II flippase FtsW gives MFKPSVPKLSQYDPFLMFVSMILILWGTVMIYSTSAVYAELRFHNSYHFLQNQLIHVFIGCLGMIAALLVPISFWKKNLPWLMLLVLLMLIMVLIPGIGHEVKGGRRWIRLRGLGIQPSELLKITLIFYVASYLERKQEVLSLFLRGLTPNFLVTGVFLLLVLLQPDFGTVMLLSLTVLFMIYAGGARKSHILGSLFGVSLLGGILIATHSYRVKRLLAFLNPWEDPLDSGFQIIQSFIALGTGGWFGRGLGESRQKLFFLPDAHTDFIFAILGEEFGFLGGCLLILLFMVFIWRGYFIAWKTREFFPKFLAFGATTLIALQTMFNLGVVTGLLPTKGLPLPFVSFGGTSLLSTMFTTGLLLNVSAMRHSDSKPVANKT, from the coding sequence ATGTTCAAACCATCTGTTCCCAAACTTTCGCAGTATGATCCGTTTTTAATGTTTGTCAGCATGATTCTCATTTTGTGGGGAACCGTGATGATCTATAGCACCAGTGCTGTGTATGCGGAACTCCGCTTTCATAACAGTTACCATTTTTTACAGAATCAGCTCATTCATGTTTTCATCGGCTGTCTGGGAATGATTGCGGCATTGCTGGTGCCCATTTCTTTCTGGAAAAAAAATCTCCCCTGGCTGATGCTACTGGTGTTGCTCATGCTCATCATGGTTCTGATTCCTGGTATCGGCCATGAAGTCAAGGGCGGCAGACGGTGGATACGCCTGAGGGGATTAGGGATCCAGCCTTCCGAACTGTTGAAAATCACTCTGATCTTTTATGTAGCGTCTTATCTGGAAAGAAAACAAGAAGTACTTTCTCTATTTCTCCGGGGACTGACACCTAATTTCCTGGTAACAGGTGTTTTTTTGCTACTGGTGCTACTACAGCCTGATTTTGGAACGGTCATGTTGCTTTCTCTGACAGTGCTGTTCATGATTTATGCCGGAGGGGCAAGAAAATCGCATATTCTGGGCAGTTTATTTGGCGTATCGCTACTCGGGGGCATTCTGATCGCAACCCATTCCTACCGTGTCAAACGACTGCTGGCGTTCCTGAACCCCTGGGAAGATCCGCTGGATTCAGGATTTCAGATTATCCAGTCCTTCATTGCGCTTGGAACAGGTGGCTGGTTTGGACGCGGACTGGGTGAGAGTCGTCAGAAACTTTTTTTTCTGCCTGACGCACATACAGATTTTATTTTTGCGATTCTGGGGGAAGAATTTGGTTTTCTTGGCGGGTGTCTGCTGATATTGCTGTTTATGGTTTTTATTTGGCGGGGATATTTTATCGCCTGGAAAACCCGGGAATTTTTTCCGAAATTTCTGGCTTTTGGCGCGACAACCCTGATTGCGCTGCAAACCATGTTCAATCTTGGGGTTGTGACAGGTCTCCTGCCAACCAAGGGACTGCCTCTGCCCTTTGTCAGTTTCGGGGGAACCTCCCTCCTGTCGACCATGTTCACCACAGGATTACTCCTGAATGTCAGCGCCATGCGTCATTCAGACAGCAAGCCTGTGGCCAACAAAACCTAA
- a CDS encoding ankyrin repeat domain-containing protein, producing the protein MSVSFRFPVPDISCSKKHSAVMLLSGMLCFLSSAFAQDPPQIKAEDAPQVNQYFLNNFMSVVKDKDDWTAIMLAIRTSTEALELLLKQGMNVNVKGKNEFERITPLMLACRLGQMDAVKLLLRYHAAVNDASPEGISALMWSARDGHTDIVQLLIEHKANIHAQDQNGWTPLIYASTEGHADTVSQLLQQGSHVHTRDNRGMDALMWASHFGHSDTVQVLLEAHANPLQQTPKGFHALMWAARFGYASTVQLLIEHGADVNLNEKEFERTPLMVASQYGHLDVIKLLLAHNSRINAQSSQKMTALLSAIQENFPEVAVLLIQSGADPLIKDSYGRDALILASAQGLYGVLEALLPQIKDIETRDNEGKTPLIYASTNGHLKTVIKLISSGANVNATDQYGKSPTIWAMEQSQFKVVQFLISKDADTKKNLMFAAEGGYTDVVRLFIERKTDLNEADSRGWTPLMVASNNGKKETVELLVQNGAKVNARGANGWTALMLAAGSGHSQTLKFLLDNGAQIHLRDNDDWDALVWAAAKGHTETVALLLQHGADVNNRGLNGVTPLIWASIKGHKETVTLLINQGAQVTARDRYGKTALMEACLRENNDTVKVLIEHGANVDINLLFAAERGYTKIASLLLKQKAMPDYVNDQGDTSLILAVKGGYMETVRLLLENKAKPDIVNLQGQSALTIAISLGAENIARLLIGYNANVNIRGTQGNTPLTIASLRGYSPIVRLLLRNHAQVDLRNSENLTPLMIASENGYAEIVQLLLDFNAMVDLKNDQDYTALGLAAKNGHTLSIKMLLEKNADINMNTFDRNGRGGTPLIIATMNGHFQSVKVLVENNATIEARELMFRQTALMVAASHGFADIVELLTGANADIEAQSDSGETPLLLAAFNGHLEVVKKLILKTANIHHANHNGQTALMLAALNGHATVVEYLMQSGINPEKGDPSGKTPLMVAAMRGHINVVKVLVQVKKLVRQRDDQGNTAITLAEQAGFPDIVEVLTSTESSQVTSPPGKN; encoded by the coding sequence ATGAGTGTTTCGTTCAGGTTTCCTGTTCCAGATATTTCTTGTAGCAAAAAGCACAGTGCCGTGATGCTACTTTCTGGAATGCTCTGTTTTTTATCCTCGGCCTTCGCCCAGGACCCTCCACAGATCAAGGCTGAGGACGCACCCCAGGTCAATCAGTATTTCCTGAATAATTTCATGAGTGTCGTGAAGGACAAGGATGACTGGACGGCCATAATGCTGGCGATCCGTACCAGCACTGAGGCCCTGGAGTTACTACTGAAACAGGGCATGAATGTGAACGTAAAAGGGAAAAACGAATTTGAACGGATCACACCACTCATGCTGGCCTGTCGTCTTGGCCAAATGGATGCGGTGAAACTCCTGTTAAGATACCATGCCGCCGTCAATGACGCCTCTCCCGAAGGAATCTCCGCGTTGATGTGGTCTGCACGGGATGGTCACACCGATATTGTCCAACTCCTTATTGAACATAAAGCCAATATTCACGCTCAGGATCAAAATGGCTGGACTCCGCTGATTTATGCGTCGACAGAAGGTCATGCGGACACCGTAAGTCAGTTATTGCAACAGGGTAGTCATGTTCACACCCGGGACAACCGGGGTATGGACGCCTTGATGTGGGCCTCGCATTTCGGACATTCAGATACCGTTCAGGTTTTGCTGGAGGCTCATGCGAATCCTCTCCAGCAGACCCCGAAGGGATTCCATGCGCTCATGTGGGCCGCCCGCTTTGGCTATGCTTCCACCGTTCAGTTGTTGATCGAACATGGCGCGGATGTAAATCTGAACGAAAAAGAGTTTGAACGAACTCCGCTGATGGTTGCCTCCCAATATGGGCATCTGGACGTCATCAAACTATTGCTGGCACATAATTCCCGGATCAATGCTCAAAGCAGTCAGAAAATGACAGCTTTGTTGTCTGCTATTCAGGAAAATTTTCCTGAGGTGGCTGTGTTGCTCATTCAAAGCGGCGCGGATCCGCTGATCAAGGATTCTTATGGCAGAGATGCACTTATTCTGGCCTCTGCTCAAGGATTGTATGGCGTGCTGGAAGCATTGTTGCCACAGATCAAGGATATTGAAACCAGAGACAACGAGGGCAAAACCCCCCTGATTTACGCAAGCACCAATGGGCACCTGAAAACAGTGATTAAACTGATTTCAAGTGGTGCCAATGTGAATGCCACCGACCAATATGGAAAATCGCCAACGATCTGGGCCATGGAGCAATCACAATTCAAGGTTGTCCAGTTTTTGATTTCCAAAGACGCGGATACCAAAAAAAATCTGATGTTCGCCGCGGAAGGCGGCTATACCGATGTGGTTCGACTTTTTATTGAGCGAAAAACAGATCTCAATGAAGCCGATTCCCGTGGTTGGACACCATTGATGGTTGCCAGCAATAATGGAAAAAAAGAAACCGTGGAACTGCTGGTTCAAAATGGGGCTAAGGTCAATGCTCGTGGAGCAAATGGCTGGACAGCCCTCATGCTGGCCGCAGGTTCAGGTCATTCACAGACGCTCAAGTTTCTTCTGGACAATGGGGCTCAGATTCATTTGAGAGATAATGATGACTGGGATGCGTTGGTCTGGGCCGCCGCAAAAGGACATACCGAAACAGTGGCGCTTTTGCTACAACATGGAGCTGATGTGAATAATCGTGGACTGAATGGAGTCACCCCGCTCATCTGGGCGTCTATCAAGGGGCATAAAGAAACGGTGACGCTGCTGATCAATCAGGGGGCTCAGGTGACAGCCCGGGATCGTTATGGCAAAACAGCGCTGATGGAAGCCTGCCTTCGGGAAAATAATGACACGGTCAAAGTGTTGATTGAACATGGCGCCAATGTGGATATCAATCTTCTGTTTGCGGCAGAACGTGGCTATACCAAAATCGCAAGCCTGCTACTCAAACAAAAAGCCATGCCGGATTATGTCAATGACCAAGGTGATACCTCCCTTATTCTTGCGGTCAAGGGCGGTTATATGGAAACAGTCCGGTTGCTTCTTGAAAACAAGGCTAAACCCGACATCGTGAACCTGCAGGGTCAGAGTGCGTTGACCATTGCCATTTCCCTGGGGGCTGAAAATATTGCCCGTTTACTGATCGGCTACAATGCCAATGTCAATATTCGCGGCACACAGGGGAACACACCACTGACCATCGCTTCTCTCAGAGGGTATAGTCCGATTGTGAGACTGCTGTTACGCAACCATGCCCAGGTGGATCTGAGAAACTCTGAAAATCTGACACCGCTTATGATTGCAAGTGAAAATGGTTATGCTGAGATCGTGCAATTGTTGCTGGATTTTAATGCAATGGTAGATCTTAAAAATGATCAGGATTATACCGCTTTGGGTCTTGCCGCTAAAAATGGTCACACGCTTTCCATAAAAATGTTGCTCGAGAAAAACGCGGATATCAATATGAATACGTTTGACCGCAATGGCCGGGGGGGGACTCCGCTTATCATTGCCACCATGAATGGACATTTTCAAAGCGTTAAAGTGCTTGTAGAAAATAATGCCACCATTGAAGCCCGGGAATTGATGTTTCGCCAGACAGCGTTGATGGTGGCCGCATCTCATGGATTTGCGGATATTGTGGAACTCCTGACCGGAGCCAATGCTGATATTGAAGCTCAAAGTGATTCAGGCGAAACGCCATTACTGCTTGCCGCGTTTAATGGACATCTGGAGGTGGTAAAAAAACTGATCCTGAAAACAGCGAATATTCATCATGCGAATCATAATGGACAGACGGCCTTGATGCTGGCGGCGCTCAATGGACATGCCACGGTAGTCGAGTATTTAATGCAGAGTGGCATCAATCCGGAAAAAGGAGATCCTTCAGGGAAAACCCCGTTAATGGTAGCGGCAATGCGAGGGCATATCAATGTGGTCAAGGTTCTTGTTCAGGTAAAAAAACTGGTCCGGCAACGTGATGATCAGGGCAATACGGCGATCACACTGGCTGAACAGGCTGGTTTTCCGGACATTGTTGAGGTGTTAACTTCTACGGAGTCGTCACAGGTCACGAGTCCACCAGGAAAGAATTAG